TCCGACGACATAAATGGTGTTCCCTGGTCGCTTTCGATTCGTTGGTTCACCATTTCAACTGCGGGTTTCGGATCGCGGCCTGAACTCCCTCAGGAGTGACCGTCCGCCATCGTTACTGGTAGGATAGGGATACTCTATTGGATACGTTTCGATGATAGGATTATGTAAAATAGAACACAACTCATAGCCCGTTCTCGGAGTACAAAAATACGTTCGATATTAGTGAACAGGACCCACATTGGGCCAGTTCCCGAGGGTTATCCCCAGCGGTCGACGCGAACCGCGAGGAACAGCGCGGCGACGAAGACGTACGTTGCACCGATAAACAGTCTGACCAGCCGCTGTGGGGTGAGCGACCTGAAGAGAAGCGACCGTGACACCAGCGGAAACGATCCCCGACATCGCTGCTACCGGAAGCAGAAAGATCGGCTACACGTGGAGCCATAGCCACGCGCTCTGCGTTCGGTCCGATGTCAACCGATCGTGCACGGTCGATTGTAGGACGAACCACTACATCGATGTGACTGAGCGGTCCGCGACTACCGAGCGAAGCCGAGTTGGGGAGCGGTGAACGATACCGGCGCTTGCGATCCGATGGAGTGAACGGAACTGACGACGGTGGCCTGAGTGCGAATATATCCTACTATACGCCCGTCGTTTGACGGGGATTCCATAATCATTAATACCCTCGGTAGTGCTCATCACACATAGCCCGTATGAATTTCATCGAGACCTTCCACCGTACCGTTCGACGGTACTCGTCGGATACGGCGATCATCTTCGACGATGGGTGGTCGTTGACCTACCGGGAACTCGACGACCGTACCACCCGTCTCGCGAACGCCCTGAACGACCGAGCGGGCGATCGTCGGGCGGCGACGCTGGCGGTCAACGGCCCGACAGCCATTGAGATGATGATCGCGAGCCAGAAGCGTGGGATTGGCAACGTCCAGTTGCCGTTTCGCGACAGCCTCAGCGGACTCAGATCGATGCTCGAGCCCACCGATACGGCAACCCTCGTCTTCGACGACGCCAACGCTGAGAAGGCCCTCGATGTTTTAGATCACACAGATATCGAGTACGGCATTCACGCTGGAAAGACGTCAATTGATCGTGATGATGTCGAGTCGTATGACGTTGTCCTCTCGGACGCGTCAATCGGCGAGGTCGAGCCGTATCAGGACTACGAACACGGCGTCTTCTACACTAGCGGGACGACGAGCGCGCCGAAAGCGGTGCTGTTCGATCAGGAGAAGCTCTGGCACGGCAGCACGCAGGCAATCATGGAGATGGGTATCGAAGAGACTGACACGGCGCTAGTGACGACACCGTGGTATCACATGATGACCTGTGACGCCTGGATCCTGCCCCACATTCAGGCCGGTGCGACGCTGGTCGTGCAGTCGGACTTCGATCCTGACGAGACGCTTCGGCTCGCAGCGGACCACGACGCGACGGGGCTGTTGGCCGTGCCGACGCAGCTGCACGCGCTGGCCGATCGCCAAGCAGAAGCCGAGTACGACATCGACGCCCTCTCGTACATCCGGATAGGCGGCTCGATCGTCACAGAGGGACTCGTCGAGAAGGCATCCGAGCACCTTACCGAGGGCGTCTACAATACCTACGGGCTGACCGAAGGCGGACCGAACCTGACGTTCGCACACCCCTCTGTTCAGGACGAACACGCAGGGATGATCGGAAAGGAGTCGTTCGTATCAGAGGTCCGCGTCGTCGAAGCGGCCGACCCAGACGAGGTTCCAGATCCGGAGGCGACAGTCGACCCCGGCGAGACGGGCGAAGTAATCGCTCGTGGGCCCGGCACCTGTGATGGCTACATGGACCGTCCGGAGGAGACCGAGTGGCTGATTATCGACGACGAGTGGATCCGGACGGGCGACGTCGCCGAAGTCAACGAAGACGGCTACCTGTACATCACCGGCCGCGTCGACAACATGTTCGTCTGCGGTGGCGAGAACATCTACCCCGAGGAGGTCGAGGAAGTCGTTGAGACCCACGAGGACGTCGACGAGGTCGTCGTCGTCGGCGTCGAGGATGAGAAATGGGGCCACCAAGTGGCCTGCGTCGTTTGTCCCGACGCAGACGATCTCACAGAGGACGAACTGGACGAGTTCTGCAAGGATCACGACCAACTGCCGAACTTCAAGCGCCCCCGCGAGTACGTGCTGACGAAAGAGAAGTTACCGCGGACCGACACGGGAACCGTCCAGCGGGAGACGGTCCAGACCGAATTCTTCGCCGAGGCCGAGTAGACCGTTTTCGAGCGGGGAGGTCTCGGACGGTGTTTTGATCCCCTCCGAAATCGAACGACCGATATACACCGAACTACTGCCGAGAGTGTACGATATTACGGGCCAGGACGACGGCGACGCTAGCTACCACACGTTCCTCGTCGAACAATTACACCCCCTCAATCTTCGAACGATCTCACTGGGATGGGTTTCGAACGTGTTCGACCCAGCGATATCGCGATCGTTGGGGCCACCGATACGCCGGCAGTAGCGCTCAACGTACTCGTCTCGCTCGAGGACTGAGAAACCGAGAGACCGACCGAGAATGGAATCGAAAGCCTTGGGCCGAGACCGGTATTCGGTACCCGTTATTCGCCCTTCTGACTCTTCTGGACGTCGATGTCCTCGAAGGCGACGTCACGCTCGGTGACGTCGACAGTCATCGCGCCGACGCCCTCGATCTCGGCGTCGATGGTGTCGCCGTCCGAGAGCGGGCTGACCCCCTCCGGCGTCCCCGTGGTGATGACGTCGCCGGCCTCGATGGTCGCGCCGATCGAGGCGTACTCGACGATGTCGGCGCAGCTGTAGATCATACCGCCGGTGTTCTGCTGCTGCTTGGTCTCGCCGTTGAGCTGCAGTTCCATTTCGAGGTCGTGGGGGTCATCGAACTCGTCGGCGGTCGTGACGCAGGGACCGATGATCGTGAACGTGTCGTAGGACTTGCGGTTCGAGCGGTCCTGGTCGCCGCGGACGGAGACGTCGAGCAGGATCGTGTAGCCCAGGACCGCATCCCAGACGTCGTCGGCGTCGATGTCCTTGACGTCCTCGCCCATGACGAACGCCAGTTCGATCTCGTGGTCGACACGGCGGTCGTTGAACGGCAGTTCGATGCCGTCCTCGGGGCCGGCGACGCTCGAGGGGGCCTTGAGGAAGTAGCCCTTGTCCTCGATGGTGAACCACTCCTCAGTGACGATGTCCTTGTCAGCGAGGGCTTCCTCGACGTGGTTCTCGTAGTTCAGCGGCGCGGCGATGACCTTGCCGGGTCGGCGTACCGGGGATTCGATGGTGATCTCCTCGCGGTCGTAGTCGGGCTCTTCGTCCTCGTACTCGCTGGCGTCGTAGTCCTTTCGGGCGTACTCCTTGAGCGGATCGTTCGTCTCGAGGCCGAGTTCGTCGGTCACGTCGATGATGCTGTTGTCGTCGGTCAGTAGGCCGAGCCGATCGTCGTTGAATCTAACGAGTCGCATGGTAGATACACTGCGATCCGTCCACATAAATCATCCTCTCTCGTTCCCGTCCGTTCGAAAAATGATGATGTACTTTGACCGGAGTTCGACGTTTCGATAATCTCGTCACACGTCTCGTGTTTGCTTCCCTTTCCCGTGGCGGTCCGGGAGCGGACTGCCGACTCGTTCGTCAGCCGTCAGCGGCGATCTGATCGTCGAAGACGTCGTTCGAATCGAAGATGCTGCGACAGTCCTCACACACCATCTGGCCGTCGATCGCGTACTCCCACAGTTTGCCGCCGCAATCCAGACAGTCGAAGTGCGCCCGAACGAACGGGTCGTGCTCCGCGTACGGATTCTCGAACTCTGCCATACAGACAGGGTACGGTCGCCGACCAATAAAGTATTCCCCATGTTGACGGGTGCCGGTTCGGTGCGGCGAGTTCGGGCTGTCGAGAACGAGTACAGAAGTGAGAGTGAAAACGGGAGAGCGCACGACCGCGATGTACGATCGCTTCGAAGCGAAGACGGGGTTATTCGTCGGGCGCCGATTCGGCGTAGAAGTTGAACGCCTCGAACACCGGTCGATCGGTCATGCCCAGCAGGATCGCTTCCTCGCCGTCCGGCTCGTGGCTGTGGAGTTCGTTTGGAGGGACCACGAAGATATCCCACTGTCCCCACTCGAGAGTCTCGTCGCCGACGTGCGTGGCGCCCTCTCCTTCGATGACGAAGTAGACCTCCGTGGCGTTGTGGAAGTGCGTCTCAGTCGCTTCTTGCAATAACTGCGCCCGGAACGACATCGTCGGGAACAGCGGCGGCTGGCCGTTCGTCGGGTTGACGTAGGCCATGCTGTAGCCGTCGTAGGGGTCGGGCGTGTTGTTGTCCGCGCGCTGGCGCAGCGTCCGGATGGTCTCCTCCCAACTGAAGCGGTGTGGGGGAGTCGGGTCGCGGATCCCATCGAACGGCCCGGGGATACCGTCGCTTTTGCTCTCATCGGCGGGGCGACCCTGTCCGAACTGAGAGTCCCAGTAGCCCTGCGTCTTGGAGACGGGCTGACGCTCGAGCTCGTGGTTCTCGAAGACGTTCGAGGCGTTCAGCGAGTCGAGGACCAGCGGCAGATCCAGTACGTCGAGCCACATCGCCGTCTCGTCGGAGTCGTTGACATGGTCGTGCCACTCCCATTGGGGCGTCGTGATGAGGTCATTGTTCTCCATCGGGAACTCCTCGCCCGCGACGACAGTCTTCATGTCCTCGTGGCCGTCGATGGTAAAGCGCAGGGCGTTGGCGCCGTGACGGTGAGACGGTGCTGTCTCACCGGGCGAGACGGTCTGCACACCGACGTAGATCGTGTTCGAGATGGCATTGTCCATCCCGGTGTTGATCGGCACCGCGACCCGGCGCTGGAACCCTGGCGGGAGTTCCTCGATAGGCATGTCCTCCTCGACGTTGTCGATCGCCCGCTTGATGTCGTCCCACTTCCAGATATCCGCCTGGAGATTGTCGTAGACGTTCCCCATCGTGTTCTCGACCTCCCAGAGGGGACGGAGGTCGTTCTCCTCGAGGATCTCTCGGGTCTCCGAAGTCAGTTCTATGCGCTCTTCGGGGTCTTGCTGTGCCATAGTAGCTAATTCCGGAAGAATCGACATAAGTGTGTTGGAGAATCCTGCGGGAGTGACATCGTTCAGGAAGGGGACCGAATATGTCCGCTGTCACAACTGTGCCCGCCCTCGCACGAGAGACGGTCACCGACTGTCGGGCCGTCTAAAGCCCGATACTACAGGAACCGGTCGGTCCGCGTCGTCTCGTAGCCGTCGGCGATCGAATCGAACACCTCGTTGACCGCGTCGACCGTCCAGCCGTCCTCGGCGACGCCGGTCCGAATCTGCCGCGGTTCCGAGAGGATCCCAATCTCGTCGCCCGCTGCGGTCACAGTGACGCCCGTGACGTCGGCGGCGGCCTCGCTCAACAGATAGACTGCAGCAGGCGCGACGTTCTCGGGTGGCAGTTCCTCGCGCGTGTACGGCCGGTGCTCTTCCGGAATCGTCTCGGTCATCCGCGTGTAGCCGTTCGGAACGAGCGCGTTGACCCGGACGTCCTGGCGGTGCAATTCCGTCGAGGCCGAGCGGACGAAGCCGAGGACGCCCGCGTTCGCGCTCGCGTACGCGAGTTGCCCGACGTTACCCAGCGCCCCTCTGGAACTGACTGCAAGGAAGGATCGGTCGTCTGCCGCATCTGTGCCATCGGCCTCGCTCTCGTCCCCGTTATCGACCGAGCTCCAGTGGCGGACGGCACTGCGCAACAGCGTGAAGTTGCTCCGGAGGTGGCTCTGCATCACGGCGTCCCAGTCCTCCTCGGACAGCGACCAGGACATTCCGTCCCGGAGGATTCCCGCGAAGTTGGCAACGCCGTCCAGTCGGCCGAACGACTCGAGGGTCGTCTTGACGGCTGCCTCGGCGTCCTCGGCGTCGGCGGCGTCACCGAAGTGGGCGACCGCCGAGGCGTCCTCGATCTCGCCGATCTTGGCGGCGATCTCGCGGGCTGGCTGTGGATCTGACCCGGTGCCGTCGACGGCGGTCCCTAAATCGGAGACGACGACGTTCGCACCCTCGCGGGCGAGTTCTCTCGCGGTCGCCGCGCCGAGTCCGTTGGCACCGCCGATGACGAGGTATGCAGGGTCGGTCACGCGAACCACCCTTCCGTCGCTCCGTCCGCTCTCTTTTCGTCGTCGAGTACTGTCCGCTCGCGCTCGCGTGCTCGCACGGTCGCTTGGCAACTCTCGCTCGTGGGCATGAATGGAATCATCGCTTGATACGCAGTCCCCGATATTCATGGTTCGGAATCGGCGAATCTAGAACCGCCACCAGCACGAGGCCGCGATCGAAATCCCTCGTAATCACGATCTTTCTTCTCAAGGAGAAGGAGCGAGATCGGACGGCCGTCTCCGATTGGAATCATTTCAGCTCCAGAGGTGAACGAAAGGGGATGGATTTAGGTGACCACGCTACAAAAATGAGTGTATGGTACTCGAACGAGACCTCGAAGCAGTGACAGCCGAACAGGACGACCTTCCGGATGTCGACGCGATGTACGACAAGTGTGAGGAAATCGCTATCACTGACGTGCTCGACCGTGAGTTCGTCACCGAACGGACCGACTTCGAAACCTTCGATGAACTGGTGTCCGAGAGCCCCAGCGAGGCTGGTTCCGCCGCGGAACTTGAGACGATCCCCCACGGCGAGTGGGACGAGTTCGTTGCTGAACGGACCGACTTCGACGACGAGGAGGCATTCGTCTTGGCCGCCCGCGACCACTGGGTCGCCAAGCGACTGGACCTGACCTGAATCGGTCCCTTTCTGCGATCGTTTTTCGCTACTCCACCGTACGGCGCTACGTCGAGACGCGTCGCTCACGGCGCATCGACGTCCGCTACTAGTCGCTGCTGAGAGCGAGCAAGAGGCCGCCACGTAGCGGTGACGGTTTGAATGCGAAAACGAGAACGAGTCGGTCGTTCAGTAGTTACCGGTCGAGACGATCGGCGGTGACCCATGGGGGCCGTACGGTGCGTCGTCGAGCCACTCACCGGCGGTCTCGAATTTGTCGGCCATCGAGGCGGCCACCTCTTTCCGGAGGACGGTCACCGGATCGTCGCCCTGGAGGTACTCGAGAGCCTGTCCGGCCGCGCCGAGGTTGTATTCGGCGGCTTTCTCACGACGTGCTGCGTACAGTTCGACCTCATCGCGGGCGACCGCGTCCGTGCGGGCGTCGAGTGCAACAGAGATGGCGGAAGCGGCCTCGTCAGCGTCGGCGATACCGGAGTTCATCCCGCGAGCGCCGAAGGGCGCCAACAGGTGTGCGGCTTCGCCGGCCAGCAGGACGCGGCGGTGGTCGTCGACGAAGGTGTCCGCCATCACCTGAAGGAAGTGATAGGTGGAGACCCACTTCAACTTGTCCGCGTACTCCTCGCCCATGATGTCGCGGACGAACTCGCGCATCCGCTCGTCGCTGCTGAGTTCCTCGGGATCGTCGCCATCGATACACTGGATGTCGAGCCGCCAGCCGCCGGTGAAGGGAACAAGCAACACGTTCCGTCCGTCGGCTTCGGGCGCGTCGTAGTGGAACATCCGCTCTAGGTCCGGATGGCCGTCGTCGATATCCTTATCTTCGACGTCGGCGATAATAAAGGCGTTCTCGGACTGGTCGCCCTCGAAGTTGGCGCCGATCTCCTTGCGGACCGTCGAGCCGCCGCCGTCCGCGCCGATCAGGTGCTCGGTCTCCCACTCGCGGCCGTCGTCGGTCTCGACGGTGACGCCGTCCGGCGAGGAGTCGACCGAGACGACCTCCGACCCCCAGTGGATGTCGATACCGACCTCTTCCAGCGCCTCGAGCATGTACTGCTCGGTCACGACCTGCGGAACGCTGGTGAAGTGGGGGATGTCGCCGCTACCGCCTGGCGAGTCGTACGTCCGGTTGAACACTTCCTTACCCTTGTAGAGGGTTCGCCGGGTCGGCCAGACAAGCCCTTCCTCGACGAGATCGGCACCCAGTCCCGGACGGATCCGCTCGAGGGTCCGAAGCGTCGAGCCGTGGACGTAGATGGCCCGGCTCCCCGATCGATCGCGGTCCTCGGGATCCGCCTCGAGGACCGTAGTCTCGATTCCCCGTGCGTGCAGTGCGAGCGCAGTTGTCATGCCAACTGGTCCGGCACCGGCAACCAGTACCGGTACGTCGGTCGTATCATCGCTCATGGTTCACAGTGACGTAGCACTCACCCATAGTGTTTATGGTGTCCACTAATAGCCCTCTATGATGTTACGATTGTCGATAGTAAGAGAAG
This region of Natrinema sp. DC36 genomic DNA includes:
- a CDS encoding AMP-binding protein, encoding MNFIETFHRTVRRYSSDTAIIFDDGWSLTYRELDDRTTRLANALNDRAGDRRAATLAVNGPTAIEMMIASQKRGIGNVQLPFRDSLSGLRSMLEPTDTATLVFDDANAEKALDVLDHTDIEYGIHAGKTSIDRDDVESYDVVLSDASIGEVEPYQDYEHGVFYTSGTTSAPKAVLFDQEKLWHGSTQAIMEMGIEETDTALVTTPWYHMMTCDAWILPHIQAGATLVVQSDFDPDETLRLAADHDATGLLAVPTQLHALADRQAEAEYDIDALSYIRIGGSIVTEGLVEKASEHLTEGVYNTYGLTEGGPNLTFAHPSVQDEHAGMIGKESFVSEVRVVEAADPDEVPDPEATVDPGETGEVIARGPGTCDGYMDRPEETEWLIIDDEWIRTGDVAEVNEDGYLYITGRVDNMFVCGGENIYPEEVEEVVETHEDVDEVVVVGVEDEKWGHQVACVVCPDADDLTEDELDEFCKDHDQLPNFKRPREYVLTKEKLPRTDTGTVQRETVQTEFFAEAE
- a CDS encoding fumarylacetoacetate hydrolase family protein, with protein sequence MRLVRFNDDRLGLLTDDNSIIDVTDELGLETNDPLKEYARKDYDASEYEDEEPDYDREEITIESPVRRPGKVIAAPLNYENHVEEALADKDIVTEEWFTIEDKGYFLKAPSSVAGPEDGIELPFNDRRVDHEIELAFVMGEDVKDIDADDVWDAVLGYTILLDVSVRGDQDRSNRKSYDTFTIIGPCVTTADEFDDPHDLEMELQLNGETKQQQNTGGMIYSCADIVEYASIGATIEAGDVITTGTPEGVSPLSDGDTIDAEIEGVGAMTVDVTERDVAFEDIDVQKSQKGE
- a CDS encoding cupin domain-containing protein, with protein sequence MAQQDPEERIELTSETREILEENDLRPLWEVENTMGNVYDNLQADIWKWDDIKRAIDNVEEDMPIEELPPGFQRRVAVPINTGMDNAISNTIYVGVQTVSPGETAPSHRHGANALRFTIDGHEDMKTVVAGEEFPMENNDLITTPQWEWHDHVNDSDETAMWLDVLDLPLVLDSLNASNVFENHELERQPVSKTQGYWDSQFGQGRPADESKSDGIPGPFDGIRDPTPPHRFSWEETIRTLRQRADNNTPDPYDGYSMAYVNPTNGQPPLFPTMSFRAQLLQEATETHFHNATEVYFVIEGEGATHVGDETLEWGQWDIFVVPPNELHSHEPDGEEAILLGMTDRPVFEAFNFYAESAPDE
- a CDS encoding SDR family oxidoreductase encodes the protein MTDPAYLVIGGANGLGAATARELAREGANVVVSDLGTAVDGTGSDPQPAREIAAKIGEIEDASAVAHFGDAADAEDAEAAVKTTLESFGRLDGVANFAGILRDGMSWSLSEEDWDAVMQSHLRSNFTLLRSAVRHWSSVDNGDESEADGTDAADDRSFLAVSSRGALGNVGQLAYASANAGVLGFVRSASTELHRQDVRVNALVPNGYTRMTETIPEEHRPYTREELPPENVAPAAVYLLSEAAADVTGVTVTAAGDEIGILSEPRQIRTGVAEDGWTVDAVNEVFDSIADGYETTRTDRFL
- a CDS encoding FAD-dependent monooxygenase, whose product is MSDDTTDVPVLVAGAGPVGMTTALALHARGIETTVLEADPEDRDRSGSRAIYVHGSTLRTLERIRPGLGADLVEEGLVWPTRRTLYKGKEVFNRTYDSPGGSGDIPHFTSVPQVVTEQYMLEALEEVGIDIHWGSEVVSVDSSPDGVTVETDDGREWETEHLIGADGGGSTVRKEIGANFEGDQSENAFIIADVEDKDIDDGHPDLERMFHYDAPEADGRNVLLVPFTGGWRLDIQCIDGDDPEELSSDERMREFVRDIMGEEYADKLKWVSTYHFLQVMADTFVDDHRRVLLAGEAAHLLAPFGARGMNSGIADADEAASAISVALDARTDAVARDEVELYAARREKAAEYNLGAAGQALEYLQGDDPVTVLRKEVAASMADKFETAGEWLDDAPYGPHGSPPIVSTGNY